One window from the genome of Bradyrhizobium xenonodulans encodes:
- the ppx gene encoding exopolyphosphatase translates to MKRPRKRGTSVAVIDIGSNSVRLVVYEGLTRSLIPIFNEKTLCGLGREVQSTGLLAPDAVDKALTSLRRFRALCRVMQVGRVFAIATAACRDASNGPDFIAKAERICAVKIEILSGPREARLSALGVISGIHHPDGIVGDLGGGSLELIDVRRNAVRSGVTLPLGGLALQDLAHKSLKRADRIVREEIDEVELLIAGRGRTFYAVGGTWRALARIHIIQSGYPLQVMHGYSISAAEALDFSRRLRRLAASNTLADIEVVADARRPLLTYAALVLEHIIRVAKPKTIVFSTFGVREGLLHEKLPESERNKDGLICAAEELNQLLSRSAKHARELIAWTDRLARVVKLRETDEDRRLRHTACLLSDIGWRVHPDHRGEQTLSLVVNGNFGAITHTERAFVGLSVFYRYAGLSEENQPPVTMQELLTPAQLERARLLGAAFRVAHLISAARPGVLPATHFRSRARNLMLVFEHRLGDLVADRVGSRFKQLARLVSRAGSIVRR, encoded by the coding sequence GTGAAGCGGCCGCGCAAGCGCGGCACGAGCGTCGCGGTCATCGACATCGGCTCCAACTCGGTCCGTCTCGTCGTCTACGAGGGACTGACGCGGAGCCTCATCCCGATCTTCAACGAGAAGACGCTGTGCGGCCTCGGGCGCGAGGTGCAGAGCACGGGTCTGCTCGCCCCTGATGCCGTCGACAAGGCGCTGACCTCGCTGAGGCGCTTTCGCGCGCTGTGCCGGGTGATGCAGGTCGGACGCGTGTTCGCGATCGCGACCGCGGCCTGCCGCGACGCCTCCAACGGCCCCGACTTCATCGCCAAGGCCGAGCGCATCTGCGCCGTGAAGATCGAGATCCTGTCGGGCCCGCGCGAGGCGCGGCTGTCGGCGCTCGGCGTCATCTCTGGCATCCATCATCCCGACGGCATCGTCGGCGATCTCGGCGGCGGCTCGCTCGAGCTGATCGACGTGCGCCGGAACGCCGTGCGCAGCGGCGTGACGCTGCCGCTCGGCGGCCTCGCGCTCCAGGACCTCGCGCACAAATCGCTCAAGCGCGCCGACCGGATCGTGCGGGAGGAGATCGACGAGGTCGAGCTGCTCATCGCGGGCCGCGGCCGCACCTTTTACGCGGTCGGCGGCACCTGGCGCGCGCTCGCACGCATCCACATCATCCAGAGCGGCTATCCGCTCCAGGTGATGCACGGCTATTCGATTTCGGCCGCCGAGGCGCTCGACTTCTCGCGCCGTCTGCGCCGCCTCGCGGCCAGCAACACGCTCGCCGACATCGAGGTCGTCGCCGATGCGCGGCGCCCGCTCCTCACCTATGCGGCGCTGGTGCTCGAGCACATCATCCGCGTCGCAAAGCCCAAGACCATCGTGTTCTCGACCTTCGGCGTGCGCGAGGGCCTGCTGCACGAAAAGCTGCCGGAGTCCGAGCGCAACAAGGACGGACTGATCTGCGCGGCCGAAGAGCTGAACCAGCTGCTGTCGCGCTCGGCCAAGCACGCCCGCGAGCTGATTGCCTGGACCGACCGTCTCGCGCGCGTGGTCAAGCTGCGCGAGACCGACGAGGATCGCCGCCTGCGTCACACCGCGTGCCTGCTCTCGGATATCGGCTGGCGCGTGCATCCCGACCATCGCGGCGAGCAGACGCTGAGCCTCGTCGTCAACGGCAATTTCGGCGCGATCACCCACACCGAGCGCGCCTTCGTCGGCCTCTCCGTGTTCTATCGCTATGCGGGCCTCAGCGAGGAGAACCAGCCGCCGGTGACGATGCAGGAATTGCTGACGCCGGCCCAGCTCGAACGCGCCCGCCTCTTGGGCGCGGCTTTCCGCGTCGCGCACCTGATCTCGGCGGCGCGCCCGGGCGTGCTGCCCGCCACGCATTTCCGCAGCCGGGCCCGCAATCTGATGCTGGTGTTCGAGCACCGGCTCGGCGACCTCGTCGCCGACCGCGTCGGCAGCCGCTTCAAGCAACTCGCGCGCCTGGTGAGCCGCGCCGGCTCGATCGTCCGACGGTAG
- a CDS encoding TonB-dependent receptor domain-containing protein has product MLATTISLFEITKPSGQTGAGNVFRADQEQRNRGVEFSVFGEVQPGIRVLGGVTLIDAELTKTSTAANLGKTPIGVPQVQANLSAEWDTPFAPGLTLVANTIYTGHQYLNGANTQVIPAWTRLDLGARYNTRINNRPVTLRALVQNVFDTNYWAGVASFSALSQGAPRTLLLSMSTDF; this is encoded by the coding sequence ATGCTGGCGACCACGATCAGCCTGTTCGAGATCACCAAGCCGTCGGGGCAGACCGGAGCCGGCAACGTCTTCCGAGCCGATCAGGAGCAGCGCAATCGCGGCGTGGAATTCAGCGTGTTCGGCGAGGTGCAGCCAGGCATTCGCGTCCTTGGCGGCGTGACGCTGATCGACGCGGAGCTGACAAAAACGAGCACGGCAGCCAATCTCGGCAAGACGCCGATCGGAGTGCCCCAGGTGCAAGCCAATCTGTCTGCCGAATGGGACACCCCGTTCGCGCCTGGACTGACGCTGGTCGCGAACACCATCTATACCGGGCACCAATATCTGAACGGGGCGAACACACAGGTCATCCCGGCCTGGACGAGGCTCGATCTGGGAGCCCGCTACAACACACGGATCAACAACCGGCCGGTGACGCTCCGGGCTCTGGTCCAGAACGTGTTCGACACCAACTACTGGGCCGGCGTCGCGAGCTTCTCCGCATTGTCGCAAGGCGCGCCGCGAACACTATTATTGTCGATGTCGACAGATTTCTGA